The Prevotella sp. oral taxon 299 str. F0039 genome has a segment encoding these proteins:
- a CDS encoding AI-2E family transporter, giving the protein MIEQKITFDKLVRWVGIVAAVGLSCWIINSLSGVLLPFFIAWLFAYLLYPIVIFVQNKLHVKIRALSIIIALLLVLIVIGGVVYLIIPPMINQFTKLGPIISSYAAQKGTVNEVTRYIQEWIAEHHQMIEHYFRSKEFTDTLQKTLPQVFSVLGQTASIVISIVASFITLLYMFFILLDYEYLTENWIKIFPKKYRSFWEALAQDVERELNNYIRGQGMVALCMGIMFCIGFTIIDFPMAIGLGILIGILDLVPYLHSFAVIPTAFLALLKAADTGQNFWWVFGLALLVFMVVQIITDMVVVPKVMGKTMGLNPVILLLSLSIWGTLLGFIGLIVALPLTTLIIVYWQRYVTKEVENENNLKKDTK; this is encoded by the coding sequence ATGATTGAGCAAAAGATAACATTCGATAAACTGGTTAGATGGGTAGGAATTGTGGCTGCAGTAGGTCTTAGTTGCTGGATAATAAACAGCCTAAGTGGGGTTCTTCTGCCCTTTTTCATTGCTTGGCTCTTTGCTTATTTGCTTTATCCAATTGTGATTTTTGTCCAAAATAAATTGCATGTCAAGATAAGAGCATTATCTATTATCATAGCGTTGTTATTGGTTCTAATTGTTATTGGTGGAGTGGTGTATTTAATTATACCACCTATGATCAACCAGTTTACAAAACTTGGTCCTATTATTTCTTCCTATGCCGCTCAAAAAGGTACAGTCAACGAGGTGACAAGATACATACAAGAGTGGATAGCAGAACATCACCAAATGATTGAACATTATTTTAGAAGCAAAGAATTTACAGATACTTTGCAGAAAACACTACCACAAGTATTTTCTGTCCTAGGACAAACTGCAAGCATAGTAATAAGCATTGTTGCATCGTTTATCACCTTATTATATATGTTCTTTATTCTTCTCGATTACGAGTATCTAACAGAAAACTGGATAAAGATATTTCCAAAGAAGTACAGAAGTTTTTGGGAAGCATTGGCACAAGACGTAGAACGAGAATTAAATAACTATATTAGAGGGCAAGGAATGGTTGCTCTTTGTATGGGAATAATGTTTTGTATTGGCTTTACTATTATCGATTTCCCCATGGCTATAGGTTTAGGAATACTGATTGGAATATTAGATTTGGTGCCATATCTACATTCGTTTGCAGTTATTCCCACCGCTTTCTTAGCTTTATTAAAGGCTGCAGATACAGGGCAGAACTTCTGGTGGGTATTTGGTTTGGCTCTTTTGGTCTTTATGGTTGTTCAAATTATAACTGACATGGTCGTTGTTCCAAAGGTAATGGGTAAGACTATGGGGCTTAATCCTGTAATTCTTTTACTTTCGTTGTCTATTTGGGGAACCTTACTTGGTTTCATTGGGCTTATTGTAGCTTTGCCTCTGACAACTCTAATTATTGTTTATTGGCAACGATACGTTACAAAAGAGGTTGAAAATGAAAATAATTTGAAAAAAGATACAAAATAA
- a CDS encoding thymidine kinase has product MVDFFISENHRPGRIEVICGSMFSGKTEELIRRLKRAKFAKQKVEIFKPSIDTRYSEEEVVSHDKTSIKSTPVDASGSILLLSSDIEVVGIDEAQFFDESLVDVCNQLANKGVRVIIAGLDMDFKGIPFGPMPALCAIADDVTKVHAICVKCGALAYVSHRLVENERRVLLGEQLEYEPLCRECFQKSKKEHTP; this is encoded by the coding sequence ATGGTAGATTTTTTTATAAGTGAAAACCATCGTCCAGGTAGGATAGAGGTTATATGCGGATCAATGTTCTCAGGTAAAACAGAAGAACTTATTCGTAGATTAAAACGAGCAAAGTTTGCAAAACAGAAGGTTGAAATATTTAAGCCATCTATTGATACACGTTATTCTGAGGAAGAAGTCGTGAGTCATGATAAGACAAGTATAAAGAGTACGCCCGTTGATGCTTCGGGTTCTATCCTTTTATTATCATCAGATATCGAGGTCGTAGGTATTGATGAGGCACAATTTTTCGATGAATCGCTTGTAGATGTATGCAACCAATTAGCCAACAAAGGTGTTCGTGTGATTATTGCAGGATTGGATATGGACTTCAAAGGGATTCCTTTTGGACCTATGCCAGCACTTTGTGCCATTGCAGACGATGTAACTAAGGTACATGCTATCTGTGTGAAATGTGGCGCATTGGCATATGTTAGTCACCGACTTGTTGAAAATGAGCGTCGTGTCCTACTTGGAGAACAACTAGAATATGAACCTTTATGTCGTGAATGCTTTCAAAAAAGCAAAAAAGAACATACACCATAA
- the rsmI gene encoding 16S rRNA (cytidine(1402)-2'-O)-methyltransferase: MGILYIVPTPVGNMEDMTFRAVRILKEVDLILAEDTRTSGMLLKHFDIKNHLLSHHKYNEHGTSKGIIERLKAGQNIALISDAGTPGISDPGFYLAREAARNDIEVQCLPGATACIPAIVASGLPCDKFCFEGFLPQKKGRQTLINSLTNEHRTMIFYESPHRLVKTLGQFVDVFGPEREVSVCREISKLHEESVRGTLDEVKKHFEENTPRGEIVIILAGNNSK; this comes from the coding sequence ATGGGAATCCTATATATCGTACCTACACCAGTGGGAAACATGGAAGATATGACATTCAGAGCGGTGCGTATCTTAAAAGAAGTAGACCTGATTTTAGCAGAAGATACTCGAACGTCAGGTATGCTTTTAAAGCACTTCGATATCAAAAATCATTTATTATCTCATCACAAATATAATGAGCATGGGACGTCGAAAGGAATTATAGAACGTCTTAAAGCAGGTCAAAATATAGCTCTTATAAGCGATGCAGGTACGCCAGGAATAAGTGATCCAGGCTTTTATTTAGCTCGAGAAGCAGCAAGAAATGACATCGAGGTACAATGTTTGCCAGGTGCCACAGCATGTATTCCCGCCATAGTAGCATCGGGCTTGCCTTGCGATAAGTTCTGTTTTGAAGGTTTTTTACCTCAAAAGAAAGGAAGGCAAACATTGATCAATTCGCTTACTAACGAGCATCGAACAATGATTTTCTATGAGTCTCCCCACCGTTTAGTAAAGACTCTTGGACAATTTGTAGACGTCTTTGGCCCCGAAAGAGAAGTCTCTGTATGTAGAGAAATATCTAAACTGCATGAAGAAAGTGTAAGAGGAACTCTTGATGAGGTTAAAAAACATTTTGAAGAGAATACTCCAAGAGGAGAAATAGTTATCATTTTAGCAGGAAATAATAGTAAATAA
- a CDS encoding DUF362 domain-containing protein yields MAYVISNDCVACGTCIDECPVEAISEGSIYSINPDACTECGSCAAVCPTESISLP; encoded by the coding sequence ATGGCTTACGTTATTAGCAATGACTGTGTTGCTTGCGGAACTTGCATCGATGAGTGCCCAGTAGAAGCAATATCAGAAGGATCTATTTATTCTATCAACCCTGATGCATGTACAGAATGTGGTTCTTGTGCAGCTGTTTGTCCAACAGAAAGCATCAGCCTTCCTTAA
- a CDS encoding lipopolysaccharide assembly protein LapB, giving the protein MKSIKYLMMGVVLAGATTTTYAQVDNKEVVARVSEIIKAKGANTESQVKEIFKANKKNPEVLVGIGRAYLDVKDTLNAAKYAQLAIDRDKSYGASYILMGDVEVVKDNGGAASSWFEQATYFDPKNPEGYRRYAQINSKTSPTAAVAKLEELRAQRPDYPVDIISAEIYDKAGNLSKAIEYFSKVDKNKMEDYQLVTFALDYFLKGEFDKSLEVAQFGANKFSKNAALNRIAFYNLTNLKRFEDALKYADALFNKSENTKITASDYLYYGHAYLGKKDYSNAIAMFKKVLENNTENESDRADALSNISTAYEEQGDYDNAAKSYAEYLKALKAPTAANFAGLASIYVKKAQETKGDEQRAAYEKAAQTYKELSEKYPAAADFATLWQARINSNLDPDMKTFQAKPFYESLANTLEAKTERDESDNARLLEAYRYLAFYYTKKNDKANYQAYWKKVYDMDPTDANAKLLKDK; this is encoded by the coding sequence ATGAAATCAATAAAATATTTAATGATGGGTGTTGTGCTTGCTGGAGCAACTACAACCACTTATGCTCAAGTAGACAATAAAGAAGTTGTTGCAAGAGTATCAGAGATTATTAAGGCCAAAGGTGCAAACACAGAAAGCCAAGTAAAGGAAATATTTAAGGCTAATAAAAAGAATCCTGAGGTTCTAGTTGGTATTGGTAGAGCATATCTTGATGTAAAAGATACCCTTAATGCCGCTAAATATGCACAGCTAGCTATTGATAGAGATAAATCTTATGGTGCCTCTTATATCCTTATGGGAGATGTGGAAGTGGTAAAAGACAATGGTGGTGCTGCTTCTTCTTGGTTCGAACAAGCAACTTATTTCGATCCAAAGAATCCAGAAGGATATCGCCGTTATGCTCAAATCAATAGTAAAACCAGTCCAACTGCAGCGGTTGCTAAGCTAGAAGAACTACGTGCACAACGTCCAGATTATCCTGTAGATATCATCTCAGCAGAGATATATGATAAGGCAGGTAACTTGTCTAAAGCCATCGAATACTTCAGTAAAGTGGATAAAAACAAGATGGAAGATTATCAACTTGTAACCTTTGCACTAGATTATTTCTTGAAAGGTGAATTTGATAAAAGTTTAGAAGTTGCTCAATTTGGTGCTAATAAATTCTCTAAGAATGCTGCTCTTAATCGTATTGCATTCTATAATTTAACCAACTTAAAACGCTTCGAAGATGCTCTTAAGTATGCAGATGCACTATTTAATAAGAGCGAAAATACTAAGATTACTGCAAGTGACTATTTATATTACGGTCATGCTTATCTTGGAAAGAAAGACTATAGCAATGCAATTGCTATGTTTAAGAAAGTGCTAGAGAATAATACTGAAAATGAAAGCGATAGAGCTGATGCTTTGAGCAACATCTCTACAGCATACGAAGAACAAGGCGATTACGATAATGCAGCAAAGAGTTATGCTGAATATCTAAAGGCCTTGAAGGCTCCTACAGCTGCAAACTTTGCAGGTTTAGCAAGTATCTATGTAAAGAAAGCGCAAGAAACAAAGGGTGACGAACAAAGAGCTGCTTACGAAAAGGCTGCTCAAACATATAAAGAGCTTAGCGAAAAATATCCTGCTGCTGCAGACTTTGCAACACTATGGCAGGCTCGTATCAACTCTAATCTTGACCCTGATATGAAGACTTTCCAAGCTAAACCTTTCTATGAGTCATTAGCAAACACTCTAGAAGCTAAGACAGAGAGAGATGAAAGCGATAATGCTCGTTTGTTAGAAGCTTATAGATATCTTGCGTTCTACTATACAAAGAAGAATGATAAGGCAAACTATCAAGCATATTGGAAAAAGGTCTATGATATGGACCCAACAGATGCTAATGCAAAGTTGTTGAAAGATAAATAA
- a CDS encoding sulfatase: MNKKLIAVIATTPFIGSESLYAQQNNRPNIIVFIVDDMGWQDTSVPFWNQKTKYNEMYETPNMERLAKQGVMFTQAYACPVSSPTRCSLMTGMNMARHRVTNWTLQRDKPTDDKSQTITLPEWNYNGIAQVATIPHTTSATSFVQLLKENGYHTIHCGKAHWGAIDTPGENPCHFGFNVNITGTAAGGLATYLSERNYGHTRDGKAYALNSIPGLQDYWGTGTFVTEALTKEAIKALDKAKKYDQPFYLYMSHYAVHIPIDKDMRFFPKYVRKGLSDKDAAYASLVEGMDKSLGDIMDWLDKNNESKNTIIVFLGDNGGLATSQEWREGPLYTQNSPLKCGKGSMYEGGIRVPFMVKWSGVVKPDTRNNTSIMIEDLFPTILHMANINDYKVPQIVDGKDMVPLLEGKNEAEFNKRSIVWNFPNIWGNTGPGINLNCAIRQGDWKLIYNYETGEKELYNIPQDIGEKNNLAHANPSKVKELSSILGKKLRQMNAQRPIVTATSKPCAWPDE, translated from the coding sequence ATGAATAAAAAACTTATAGCAGTAATAGCTACAACACCCTTTATAGGCTCTGAAAGCTTGTATGCACAACAAAACAATCGTCCTAATATCATTGTATTTATTGTTGACGATATGGGTTGGCAAGACACATCAGTACCATTTTGGAACCAGAAAACCAAGTATAATGAAATGTATGAGACGCCTAATATGGAACGTTTAGCAAAACAAGGCGTTATGTTTACACAAGCTTATGCTTGTCCTGTTAGTTCTCCAACTCGTTGTAGCTTAATGACTGGTATGAATATGGCACGCCACCGTGTAACCAACTGGACCCTACAGCGTGATAAACCTACCGACGATAAGAGTCAAACCATTACCCTTCCCGAATGGAACTATAATGGAATTGCTCAAGTTGCAACCATACCACACACTACTTCTGCCACCTCTTTTGTTCAATTGTTAAAAGAAAATGGTTATCATACAATACATTGTGGTAAAGCACACTGGGGTGCTATAGACACTCCAGGAGAAAATCCATGTCATTTTGGATTCAATGTCAATATCACAGGCACAGCTGCAGGAGGACTTGCAACCTATTTAAGCGAACGAAATTATGGTCATACACGTGACGGAAAGGCTTATGCTCTCAACTCAATACCTGGACTTCAAGATTATTGGGGAACGGGAACCTTTGTTACTGAGGCTCTAACTAAAGAGGCAATAAAGGCTCTCGACAAAGCAAAAAAATACGATCAGCCCTTTTATCTATATATGTCTCATTATGCAGTGCATATCCCAATCGACAAAGATATGCGCTTCTTTCCTAAGTATGTGCGCAAAGGTCTATCGGATAAAGATGCTGCCTATGCTTCATTAGTTGAGGGAATGGATAAAAGTTTGGGTGACATTATGGATTGGTTGGATAAAAACAACGAGTCGAAGAACACCATTATTGTATTTTTAGGCGACAATGGGGGCTTAGCTACATCGCAAGAGTGGCGTGAAGGACCTCTTTACACACAAAATTCACCTCTTAAATGTGGAAAAGGCTCTATGTATGAAGGAGGCATTCGAGTGCCATTTATGGTGAAATGGAGTGGAGTTGTAAAGCCCGACACACGCAATAACACAAGTATTATGATTGAGGATCTTTTCCCAACAATACTTCACATGGCAAATATTAACGACTACAAGGTACCGCAGATAGTAGATGGTAAAGACATGGTGCCACTTCTTGAGGGTAAGAATGAGGCTGAATTTAATAAGAGAAGCATTGTGTGGAACTTTCCCAATATATGGGGAAATACAGGACCTGGTATCAATTTGAACTGCGCTATACGTCAAGGTGATTGGAAATTAATATACAATTATGAAACAGGAGAGAAAGAATTGTATAACATTCCGCAAGATATTGGCGAGAAAAACAACCTAGCTCACGCCAATCCGTCAAAAGTAAAGGAACTATCGTCTATCCTTGGTAAAAAACTTAGACAGATGAATGCCCAAAGACCTATTGTAACTGCAACATCAAAACCTTGTGCTTGGCCCGACGAATAA